In a genomic window of Saccharothrix sp. HUAS TT1:
- a CDS encoding nitroreductase family protein: MEFQDVVRRRRMVREFTDEPVSDGSVRRIMRNALRGPSAGYSQGQEFLVLRGDETARFYDSVRLWTLDSVRTAPVLVVAFAVKDAYLDRYAEPDKGWTDRDEGRWPVPFWHVDTGMAVLLVLQTAVDEGLGAVYFGIGADDFDRVREEFGVPAGHVPIGAIAIGHSAGAGVHASASPSTRGRRPFEEAVHFGQW, from the coding sequence GTGGAGTTCCAGGACGTGGTGCGCCGCAGGCGCATGGTGCGCGAGTTCACCGACGAGCCGGTGTCCGACGGGAGCGTGCGGCGGATCATGCGCAACGCGCTGCGCGGGCCGTCGGCCGGGTACTCGCAGGGCCAGGAGTTCCTGGTGCTGCGCGGCGACGAGACGGCGCGGTTCTACGACTCGGTCCGGCTCTGGACGCTCGACTCGGTCAGGACCGCGCCGGTGCTGGTGGTCGCGTTCGCGGTGAAGGACGCCTACCTCGACCGGTACGCCGAGCCGGACAAGGGGTGGACCGACCGCGACGAGGGCCGCTGGCCGGTGCCGTTCTGGCACGTCGACACCGGCATGGCCGTGCTGCTGGTCCTGCAGACGGCGGTGGACGAAGGGCTCGGCGCGGTGTACTTCGGCATCGGCGCGGACGACTTCGACCGGGTCCGCGAGGAGTTCGGCGTGCCGGCCGGCCACGTGCCGATCGGCGCGATCGCCATCGGTCACAGCGCCGGCGCGGGCGTCCACGCGAGCGCGTCGCCGTCGACCCGCGGGCGTCGGCCGTTCGAGGAGGCCGTGCACTTCGGGCAGTGGTGA
- a CDS encoding CHAT domain-containing protein, with protein MLRRLLRKQAAAEPDPALRPDQDDRPFIPWSGRTEDLDPGIEATRRVFASLPRDHPLRDEALNSLFGLLQQRANALGRPEDLDEAVDLARAEVAAAPGDPDPLDLLGRALSSRYERTRHLTDLADALTAHRHAVNRTPVDDPAWPWRMTNLSVVLRLDAHVGDREASLNAGIEVGLAAVRHMPDDRPGSFGALSNLATLYDERFEATGAADDLDQAVELLRRAVDGWVGDPLSGATTSTNLGVALLRRFELAGVEADLAEAERCARRAVADTPAGYWERGRHLAGLHNVLRVRFGHTGDPAALAESEEVARSLARSDSAHPQLRLPMGFALADAAERAGDTEGVLDALRLVNRALREITWPGLDRRSREHLLGNLAGMAGEVAARAIAVGRPDFAVESLEQNRLVLWGQESLLRADVSELAGVAPGLTARLDAARAGLDGATADPTARARAARSWAEALAEVRRLPGWEDFLAPLPFARLRAAAAEGPVVLLNVGDRRCDALVVTDREPSGVLVVPLPTLDPATLPTRANHFLEAMSYAAQAPVDTGFLTRERFRGAAVEALAWLWDEVAEPVLTALGVTGPADELPRVWWCPVGALALLPVHAAGHYEGGATGRSVPERVISSYTTGLGDLLRARHRAPGGPARLLAVGASDTGPDLAPLPGVARELADLGAVFGTGALTVRTGPAATRAAVAAELPEHTWLHLAGHTLPTPDEASRTGIALSDGPLTVLDVAGLRSTGGELAYLSACLTMMGSGRITDEAVHLPAALALAGYRHVIATQWHIEDRHAGAVAGAVYRRLVAGGEPDAARAAVALHEALVELRAGAHPVDWAPYVHIGP; from the coding sequence ATGCTGCGACGCCTGTTGCGGAAGCAGGCCGCCGCCGAGCCGGACCCCGCCTTACGCCCCGACCAGGACGACCGGCCGTTCATCCCGTGGTCCGGCCGGACCGAGGACCTCGACCCCGGCATCGAGGCCACCCGGCGGGTCTTCGCCTCGCTGCCGCGCGACCACCCGCTGCGCGACGAGGCGTTGAACTCCCTGTTCGGCCTGCTGCAGCAGCGCGCGAACGCCCTGGGCCGGCCCGAGGACCTGGACGAGGCCGTCGACCTGGCCCGCGCCGAGGTGGCCGCCGCGCCGGGCGACCCCGACCCGCTCGACCTGCTCGGCCGGGCGTTGAGCAGCAGGTACGAGCGGACCAGGCACCTCACCGACCTGGCCGACGCGCTCACGGCGCACCGGCACGCCGTCAACCGCACGCCCGTCGACGACCCGGCGTGGCCGTGGCGGATGACCAACCTGTCCGTGGTGCTGCGGCTCGACGCCCACGTCGGCGACCGGGAGGCGAGCCTGAACGCGGGCATCGAGGTCGGCCTGGCCGCGGTCCGGCACATGCCGGACGACCGGCCCGGCAGCTTCGGCGCGCTGTCGAACCTGGCGACCCTGTACGACGAGCGGTTCGAGGCGACCGGCGCGGCGGACGACCTGGACCAGGCGGTCGAGCTGCTGCGGCGGGCCGTGGACGGGTGGGTCGGCGACCCGCTGTCGGGCGCGACGACCAGCACGAACCTCGGTGTGGCGCTGCTGCGGCGGTTCGAGCTGGCGGGCGTCGAGGCCGACCTGGCCGAAGCGGAGCGGTGCGCCCGGCGGGCGGTGGCCGACACCCCGGCCGGCTACTGGGAGCGCGGTCGGCACCTGGCCGGGCTGCACAACGTGCTGCGGGTCAGGTTCGGGCACACCGGGGACCCGGCCGCGCTGGCCGAGTCGGAGGAGGTCGCCCGATCGCTGGCCCGGTCCGACTCCGCGCACCCGCAGCTGCGGCTGCCGATGGGCTTCGCCCTGGCCGACGCCGCCGAGCGGGCCGGCGACACCGAGGGGGTGCTCGACGCCCTGCGGCTGGTCAACCGGGCGTTGCGGGAGATCACGTGGCCCGGCCTGGACCGGCGCAGCCGGGAGCACCTGCTCGGCAACCTCGCCGGGATGGCGGGCGAGGTGGCGGCGCGGGCGATCGCCGTGGGCCGGCCGGACTTCGCGGTGGAGTCGCTGGAGCAGAACCGGCTGGTGCTGTGGGGCCAGGAGTCGTTGCTGCGCGCGGACGTCTCGGAGCTGGCCGGGGTCGCGCCCGGGCTGACCGCGCGGTTGGACGCGGCGCGGGCGGGGCTCGACGGCGCGACGGCCGATCCGACGGCGCGGGCGCGGGCGGCGCGGAGCTGGGCGGAGGCGTTGGCGGAGGTGCGCCGGCTGCCCGGCTGGGAGGACTTCCTGGCGCCGCTGCCGTTCGCGCGGTTGCGGGCGGCGGCGGCCGAGGGGCCCGTGGTGCTGCTGAACGTCGGCGACCGGCGGTGCGACGCGCTGGTCGTCACCGACCGGGAGCCGTCCGGGGTGCTGGTGGTGCCCCTGCCCACGCTGGACCCGGCCACGCTGCCGACGCGGGCGAACCACTTCCTGGAGGCCATGTCCTACGCGGCGCAGGCGCCGGTCGACACCGGGTTCCTCACCAGGGAGCGGTTCCGCGGCGCGGCGGTCGAGGCGCTGGCCTGGCTGTGGGACGAGGTGGCCGAGCCGGTGCTGACCGCGCTGGGCGTCACCGGCCCCGCCGACGAGCTGCCCCGGGTCTGGTGGTGCCCGGTGGGCGCGCTGGCGCTGCTGCCGGTGCACGCGGCCGGGCACTACGAGGGCGGCGCGACCGGCCGGTCGGTGCCCGAACGGGTGATCTCCTCGTACACCACCGGTCTGGGTGACCTGCTGCGCGCCCGCCACCGCGCGCCGGGCGGTCCCGCGCGGCTGCTGGCGGTCGGCGCGTCCGACACCGGGCCCGACCTCGCGCCGCTGCCGGGTGTCGCGCGCGAGCTGGCGGACCTCGGCGCGGTGTTCGGGACCGGGGCGCTGACCGTGCGGACGGGACCGGCGGCGACCAGGGCGGCGGTGGCCGCGGAGCTGCCCGAGCACACCTGGCTGCACCTGGCCGGGCACACGCTGCCCACGCCGGACGAGGCGAGCCGGACCGGGATCGCGCTCTCGGACGGCCCGCTGACCGTGCTGGACGTGGCGGGGCTGCGCTCGACGGGCGGTGAGCTGGCGTACCTCTCGGCCTGCCTGACCATGATGGGCAGCGGGCGGATCACGGACGAGGCGGTGCACCTGCCCGCGGCCCTGGCCCTGGCCGGGTACCGGCACGTCATCGCGACCCAGTGGCACATCGAGGACCGGCACGCGGGCGCGGTGGCGGGCGCGGTCTACCGGCGGCTGGTGGCGGGCGGCGAACCGGACGCCGCGCGCGCCGCGGTCGCCCTGCACGAGGCGCTGGTGGAGCTGCGGGCCGGCGCCCACCCCGTCGACTGGGCGCCCTACGTCCACATCGGACCTTGA
- a CDS encoding tetratricopeptide repeat protein → MPDHPDEPNAADPSTVGEHLDALMRVAIARRDEGRLGEAIDLLAEAADLAVRIDRVPTYVLAMTALGDAHTAEERFADAVTCYAAGYRVVRDVVDWPEMEGTLSWRLAGAEAAVRAGIPVPEDLVRAAAPTSGQRWVSECDEDLVEDDHIPAHAVRRFWEVRDGLVTGTTVANPRYRRG, encoded by the coding sequence GTGCCCGATCACCCCGACGAGCCGAACGCCGCCGACCCGTCCACGGTGGGCGAGCACCTCGACGCCCTGATGCGGGTGGCGATCGCGCGGCGGGACGAGGGGCGCCTCGGCGAGGCGATCGACCTGCTGGCGGAGGCGGCCGACCTCGCCGTCCGGATCGACCGGGTGCCGACCTACGTGCTGGCGATGACCGCCCTCGGCGACGCGCACACCGCCGAGGAGCGGTTCGCCGACGCGGTGACCTGCTACGCCGCCGGTTACCGGGTGGTGCGGGACGTCGTGGACTGGCCCGAGATGGAGGGCACGCTGTCCTGGCGGCTGGCCGGCGCCGAGGCGGCGGTCCGCGCGGGCATCCCGGTGCCGGAGGACCTGGTGCGGGCCGCCGCGCCGACGTCCGGGCAGCGGTGGGTGAGCGAGTGCGACGAGGACCTGGTGGAGGACGACCACATCCCGGCGCACGCGGTGAGGCGGTTCTGGGAAGTGCGCGACGGCCTGGTCACCGGCACCACCGTGGCGAACCCGCGCTACCGCCGGGGCTGA
- a CDS encoding cation:proton antiporter encodes MNQIQFALRVFAALAVVLAATTLCGRLAMLVKQPRVVGEMVAGVLLGPALLGAVAPGVQAQVFPADVKDTLYVLSTIGLTFYMFLVGSSLDHGLAAGRNMRRASALAVSGILPTFALGAGAAALFFGSLSPGGTSQWEFMLFVGGALSITAFPMLARILQERGIANTPIGGLTLVAAAIDDAAAWVILAVIIAVAAAGSPFDALTTVAGAAVFALLMLTVGRTLLRRLGERVEREGRMSRDVMALVLFVVLAAGWFTDYIGVFSVFGGFITGLAMPQSAIVRRELETRLTDLNSILLLPVFFAFSGLNTEVSGFGAGGALWWPLAVIMLAAFAGKYLGCTAVVRAQGFSWRYASAVGGLMNARGLMILIFINIGLAHELVTPELFAILVAVAIVTTAAAMPIYRASLPEHLERAPEGAAPPPVPAPNSP; translated from the coding sequence GTGAACCAGATCCAGTTCGCGCTGCGGGTGTTCGCCGCGCTCGCGGTCGTGCTCGCGGCGACGACCCTGTGCGGGCGCCTCGCCATGCTGGTCAAGCAACCCAGGGTGGTCGGCGAGATGGTCGCGGGCGTCCTGCTGGGGCCCGCGCTGCTCGGCGCCGTCGCGCCGGGCGTGCAGGCCCAGGTCTTCCCCGCGGACGTCAAGGACACCCTGTACGTGCTGAGCACCATCGGGTTGACGTTCTACATGTTCCTCGTCGGGTCCTCGCTGGACCACGGGCTGGCCGCCGGGCGGAACATGCGGCGCGCCTCGGCGCTGGCCGTGTCCGGCATCCTGCCGACGTTCGCCCTAGGCGCGGGCGCGGCGGCGCTGTTCTTCGGCTCGCTGAGCCCCGGCGGGACCAGCCAGTGGGAGTTCATGCTGTTCGTCGGCGGCGCGCTGTCGATCACCGCGTTCCCGATGCTGGCCCGCATCCTCCAGGAGCGCGGGATCGCGAACACGCCCATCGGCGGCCTCACCCTGGTCGCGGCGGCGATCGACGACGCGGCGGCGTGGGTGATCCTCGCCGTGATCATCGCGGTCGCGGCGGCGGGCAGCCCGTTCGACGCGCTGACCACCGTGGCGGGCGCGGCGGTGTTCGCGCTGCTGATGCTCACGGTGGGGCGCACCCTGCTGCGCAGGCTGGGCGAGCGGGTCGAGCGCGAGGGCCGGATGAGCCGGGACGTGATGGCGCTGGTGCTGTTCGTCGTGCTGGCGGCGGGCTGGTTCACCGACTACATCGGCGTGTTCTCGGTGTTCGGCGGCTTCATCACCGGGCTGGCCATGCCGCAGTCGGCGATCGTGCGGCGGGAGCTGGAGACCCGGCTGACGGACCTCAACTCGATCCTGCTGCTGCCGGTGTTCTTCGCGTTCAGCGGGCTGAACACCGAGGTGTCCGGCTTCGGCGCGGGCGGCGCCCTGTGGTGGCCGCTCGCGGTGATCATGCTGGCCGCGTTCGCCGGCAAGTACCTCGGTTGCACCGCTGTGGTGCGGGCGCAGGGGTTCTCCTGGCGCTACGCGTCGGCGGTCGGCGGGCTGATGAACGCGCGCGGGTTGATGATCCTCATCTTCATCAACATCGGCCTGGCGCACGAGCTGGTGACGCCGGAGTTGTTCGCGATCCTGGTCGCGGTGGCGATCGTGACCACCGCCGCCGCGATGCCGATCTACCGGGCGTCCCTTCCCGAGCACCTGGAACGGGCGCCCGAGGGCGCGGCGCCGCCACCGGTGCCCGCGCCGAACTCGCCGTGA
- a CDS encoding cytochrome P450, with protein sequence MRLTGVLAAAALTAPHRLSARVVALRAKVFEKVNGDNAITFPNALVGPDRFQEVYGHPAANGRSRGAGLSDLFWYWLSPGPEVHQEHLEAGPRYDDVARTTRALLAGPGDALAAAATRCTGRVLDEVVTGPVTLVRLRDLMMPVWAAYFHELVFGEPCPRAARDLIVGHADDVVTSLKCTGLRHPARRARLTRYLARRVAAGDVRQPLPASLSPAERVHYLQGTFFNTAVVQMSEATAHLLLALAQHPDVADRLRADPTDDRYFAHVLDETLRLYPLFGIAHRITTGDIALDERTTLPAGSVLCFNYPDYHAAGHPRPEVFDPDRWEDAPARAAHHIPFGVAANRPCPAWRLSPIALRAATREVLRRCALHSTVGHTRSLPSRGPCLLTPVDEPLPPRRLAVLGAFLRVRDRWEDVWRSVAQLVLGTVMVLDARRLRLARRYFATHDDQGRPVRRQPPSSQEITS encoded by the coding sequence GTGCGGCTGACCGGGGTGCTCGCCGCGGCGGCGCTGACCGCGCCGCACCGGCTGTCGGCGCGGGTGGTCGCCCTGCGCGCCAAGGTGTTCGAGAAGGTCAACGGGGACAACGCGATCACGTTCCCGAACGCGCTGGTGGGCCCGGACCGGTTCCAGGAGGTCTACGGCCACCCGGCCGCGAACGGCCGCAGCCGGGGCGCCGGGCTCTCGGACCTGTTCTGGTACTGGCTCTCCCCCGGCCCCGAGGTGCACCAGGAGCACCTGGAGGCCGGGCCGCGCTACGACGACGTGGCGCGCACGACCCGCGCGTTGCTGGCCGGTCCGGGTGACGCGCTGGCCGCGGCGGCGACCCGCTGCACCGGGCGCGTGCTGGACGAGGTGGTCACCGGGCCGGTCACCCTGGTCCGGCTGCGCGACCTGATGATGCCGGTGTGGGCGGCGTACTTCCACGAGCTGGTGTTCGGCGAGCCGTGCCCCCGCGCGGCGCGCGACCTCATCGTGGGACATGCCGACGACGTGGTGACCTCGCTGAAGTGCACCGGTCTGCGGCACCCCGCCCGCCGGGCCCGGCTGACCCGCTACCTGGCCCGGCGCGTCGCGGCCGGGGACGTGCGGCAGCCGCTGCCCGCGTCCCTGTCCCCCGCCGAGCGGGTGCACTACCTCCAGGGCACGTTCTTCAACACCGCCGTCGTCCAGATGTCCGAGGCGACGGCGCACCTGCTGCTCGCGCTCGCCCAGCACCCGGACGTGGCGGACCGGCTGCGGGCCGACCCGACCGACGACCGCTACTTCGCCCACGTGCTGGACGAGACCCTGCGGCTCTACCCGCTGTTCGGCATCGCGCACCGCATCACCACCGGCGACATCGCGCTGGACGAGCGCACCACGCTGCCCGCCGGGTCGGTGCTGTGCTTCAACTACCCCGACTACCACGCCGCGGGCCACCCGCGCCCGGAGGTGTTCGACCCGGACCGCTGGGAGGACGCCCCGGCCCGCGCGGCGCACCACATCCCGTTCGGCGTCGCCGCCAACCGACCGTGCCCGGCCTGGCGGCTGTCGCCGATCGCCCTGCGCGCGGCGACGCGCGAGGTGCTGCGCCGCTGCGCGCTGCACTCCACCGTCGGCCACACCCGCTCGCTGCCCAGTCGCGGGCCGTGCCTGCTGACGCCGGTGGACGAGCCGCTGCCGCCGCGCCGGCTGGCCGTCCTCGGCGCGTTCCTGCGCGTGCGGGACCGCTGGGAGGACGTGTGGCGCAGCGTGGCGCAGCTCGTGCTCGGCACGGTCATGGTCCTCGACGCCCGCCGCCTGCGCCTGGCCCGGCGCTACTTCGCCACGCACGACGACCAGGGCCGTCCGGTGCGGCGCCAGCCGCCTTCCTCCCAGGAGATCACCTCGTGA
- a CDS encoding alpha-hydroxy acid oxidase — translation MSAGLAELREEARAVLDPVHYDYYAGGVGDEVALAENEAAFRRLALLPRVLRGRPDRDLGVDLPGARLALPVLVAPTAFHRLAHPDGELATARATAAAGTVLVSGVAATVAIADVTAAAREVDADAAVWFQLYPQPDDAVAECLVRRAERAGCAALVVTADSPVLGRHRRDAEHGFHDLPAGLAAENMRDLPGGPPGGTLDIAMSPSTSWAHLDRLRELTSLPLWLKGVLHPGDAVLAVEHGVDGVVVSNHGGRQSDLAPAAVEALPAVVDAVAGRVPVLLDGGVRGGGDVAVALALGAAAVGVGRPVLWGLAADGDAGVRRVLDLLRDEFDHVLALCGGRDVADLTRDLVVARGTGVSARCG, via the coding sequence GTGAGCGCCGGGCTGGCCGAGCTGCGGGAGGAGGCCCGCGCGGTGCTCGACCCCGTGCACTACGACTACTACGCGGGCGGGGTCGGCGACGAGGTCGCGCTGGCCGAGAACGAGGCGGCGTTCCGGCGGCTCGCGCTGCTGCCGCGGGTGCTGCGCGGCCGGCCGGACCGGGACCTCGGCGTCGACCTGCCCGGCGCCCGCCTGGCGCTGCCGGTGCTGGTCGCGCCGACCGCGTTCCACCGGCTCGCCCACCCCGACGGCGAGCTGGCGACCGCGCGGGCGACCGCCGCGGCGGGGACGGTGCTGGTGTCCGGCGTGGCGGCCACGGTGGCGATCGCCGACGTGACCGCCGCCGCGCGGGAGGTGGACGCGGACGCGGCGGTGTGGTTCCAGCTCTACCCGCAACCCGACGACGCCGTGGCGGAGTGCCTGGTGCGGCGGGCGGAGCGCGCGGGCTGCGCGGCGCTGGTGGTGACCGCCGACTCCCCGGTGCTCGGCCGGCACCGCCGCGACGCCGAGCACGGCTTCCACGACCTGCCCGCCGGGCTGGCGGCGGAGAACATGCGGGACCTGCCGGGCGGTCCGCCGGGCGGGACCCTGGACATCGCGATGTCGCCCTCGACCTCGTGGGCGCACCTGGACCGGTTGCGGGAGCTGACGTCGTTGCCGTTGTGGCTCAAGGGTGTGCTGCACCCCGGTGACGCGGTGCTCGCGGTCGAGCACGGGGTGGACGGCGTCGTGGTGTCCAACCACGGCGGTCGCCAGTCCGACCTGGCGCCCGCGGCGGTCGAGGCGCTGCCCGCGGTGGTCGACGCCGTCGCGGGCCGGGTGCCGGTGCTGCTGGACGGCGGCGTTCGCGGCGGCGGTGACGTGGCCGTGGCGCTCGCGCTCGGCGCGGCGGCCGTCGGCGTCGGCCGACCGGTGCTGTGGGGTCTGGCCGCCGACGGCGACGCCGGCGTGCGGCGGGTGCTGGACCTGCTGCGCGACGAGTTCGACCACGTCCTCGCGCTGTGCGGCGGGCGCGACGTCGCCGACCTGACCCGCGACCTGGTCGTCGCCCGCGGGACGGGGGTGTCGGCGCGGTGCGGCTGA
- a CDS encoding NAD(P)-binding domain-containing protein: MSSEVSTECLVIGAGPAGLQASYLLSRAGRDHLVLEAGDVPGAFFTRFPRHRTLISINKPITGWDDPELNLRTDWNSLLSDDPELLFTRYTPRYFPAAEDMVRYLADFAAKNDLPIRYGTSVTSVTRPDDFVAHDRDGNTYRARRLIVATGVSKPHVPPIDGVEHAERYDRVSVDPADFTGQKVLIIGRGNSAFETADNLVETAAVIHVAGPGSLKLAWQTHFVGHLRAVNNNFLDTYQLKSQNALLDGRVLDIRPDGDGYLARISFARVAERVKEIRYDRVILATGFRFDPSIFAPECRPELTINDRFPDQTAAWESVNVPDLFFAGTITQARDFKKSTSGFIHGFRYGVAALHRILEHRYHGVPWPSRDLSPTPEAAVEAVVERVNRTSALWQLFGFLADAVLVGPGGDLRYVEEVPVAHLHEAVARGDFGDVESYVAVTLEYGEGHDRVNPFDIDAGRVSQEDTSGLDGRYLHPVVRHFRAGAPLGEHHVTENLENEWDSEEVHRAPLLAFLRARLAPAPVTSP; the protein is encoded by the coding sequence GTGTCCAGCGAGGTTTCGACGGAATGTCTCGTCATCGGCGCCGGCCCGGCCGGGCTCCAGGCGTCCTACCTGCTGTCCCGCGCCGGGCGGGACCACCTGGTGCTGGAGGCGGGCGACGTGCCCGGCGCGTTCTTCACCCGCTTCCCCCGGCACCGCACCCTGATCTCGATCAACAAGCCGATCACCGGCTGGGACGACCCCGAGCTGAACCTGCGGACCGACTGGAACTCGCTGCTGTCCGACGACCCGGAGCTGCTGTTCACCCGGTACACGCCGCGCTACTTCCCGGCCGCCGAGGACATGGTCCGCTACTTGGCCGACTTCGCGGCCAAGAACGACCTGCCGATCCGGTACGGGACGTCGGTGACGTCGGTGACCCGGCCGGACGACTTCGTGGCGCACGACCGGGACGGCAACACCTACCGGGCCCGGCGGCTGATCGTCGCCACCGGCGTGTCCAAGCCGCACGTGCCGCCGATCGACGGCGTGGAGCACGCCGAGCGCTACGACCGGGTGTCGGTCGACCCGGCCGACTTCACCGGGCAGAAGGTGCTGATCATCGGGCGCGGCAACTCGGCGTTCGAGACCGCCGACAACCTGGTCGAGACCGCCGCCGTCATCCACGTGGCCGGTCCCGGCTCGCTGAAGCTGGCGTGGCAGACCCACTTCGTCGGCCACCTGCGCGCGGTGAACAACAACTTCCTCGACACCTACCAGCTCAAGTCGCAGAACGCGCTGCTGGACGGCCGGGTGCTCGACATCCGGCCCGACGGCGACGGCTACCTGGCGCGGATCAGCTTCGCGCGGGTCGCCGAGCGGGTGAAGGAGATCCGCTACGACCGGGTGATCCTGGCGACCGGGTTCCGGTTCGACCCGTCGATCTTCGCGCCCGAGTGCCGCCCCGAGCTGACCATCAACGACCGCTTCCCGGACCAGACGGCGGCCTGGGAGTCGGTCAACGTGCCCGACCTGTTCTTCGCCGGGACCATCACGCAGGCCAGGGACTTCAAGAAGTCGACCAGCGGGTTCATCCACGGCTTCCGGTACGGGGTGGCGGCGCTGCACCGCATCCTGGAGCACCGCTACCACGGCGTGCCGTGGCCGAGCCGGGACCTCTCCCCCACCCCCGAGGCGGCGGTCGAGGCCGTCGTGGAGCGGGTGAACCGCACGTCGGCGCTGTGGCAGCTGTTCGGCTTCCTCGCCGACGCCGTGCTGGTCGGGCCGGGCGGCGACCTGCGCTACGTCGAGGAGGTGCCGGTCGCGCACCTGCACGAGGCCGTCGCGCGCGGCGACTTCGGCGACGTCGAGTCCTACGTGGCCGTGACGCTGGAGTACGGCGAGGGGCACGACCGGGTCAACCCGTTCGACATCGACGCGGGCCGGGTGTCCCAGGAGGACACCAGCGGGCTGGACGGCCGCTACCTGCACCCGGTGGTGCGGCACTTCCGCGCCGGCGCGCCGCTCGGCGAGCACCACGTCACCGAGAACCTGGAGAACGAGTGGGACAGCGAGGAGGTGCACCGGGCGCCGCTGCTGGCGTTCCTGCGGGCGCGGCTCGCGCCGGCCCCGGTGACCTCGCCGTGA
- a CDS encoding class I adenylate-forming enzyme family protein: MRARDAEPFPRAVLDALDAAANRPVFEHGDRSVTGGELLDLISRIANGLRREGLGPGAGVALLLGVTPEAFATVLAAHVVGARVLGVRPGLPDAQLRHLLGLDVAAVVTDSTGHHAPHLSTAIRSGGRHAPRALTAEALRTARRGPLRVDGRPGDVARLIHTSGSTGTPKACAQTYAAMTAGWAARPQEWPPAIRELASRLDRYLVFGSLSSQVMFEYAVLAIAAGGTVVVADRPELPGAITRHRASACVITVPRLVKLVAAQRRDPADLSTLRGLMVSGSPLSPDRHREALEVLGPVVFHGYGQTETGMIAMATPADPPGSVGVPPAAVDVEVRDADGAPVPPGVDGELFVRTPSQAAAYWGDPERSAEVFTAGWVRTRDLGHLDADGCLHLTGRTRDVVIVNANLHHVGPIERAIAEHPDVAEAYVVAAPDEDTGEAVHAYVVPTGDRAPDLAALRALVTARLGPACAPVRVTAIAEPPLAPSGKPDKRLLHP; this comes from the coding sequence TTGCGGGCGCGTGACGCCGAGCCGTTCCCGCGCGCGGTGCTCGACGCGCTCGACGCCGCCGCGAACCGGCCGGTCTTCGAGCACGGCGACCGCTCCGTCACCGGAGGGGAACTGCTCGACCTGATCTCGCGGATCGCGAACGGGTTGCGGCGCGAGGGCCTCGGCCCCGGTGCCGGCGTCGCGCTCCTGCTCGGCGTGACCCCGGAGGCGTTCGCCACCGTCCTCGCCGCCCACGTGGTGGGCGCCAGGGTGCTCGGCGTGCGGCCGGGGCTGCCCGACGCGCAGCTGCGGCACCTGCTCGGCCTCGACGTCGCCGCGGTGGTCACCGACTCGACCGGCCACCACGCGCCGCACCTGTCGACGGCGATCCGCTCGGGCGGCAGGCACGCGCCGCGCGCGCTCACCGCGGAGGCGTTGCGCACCGCCCGCCGCGGTCCGCTGCGGGTCGACGGCAGGCCGGGCGACGTCGCCCGGTTGATCCACACCAGCGGCAGCACGGGCACGCCCAAGGCGTGCGCGCAGACGTACGCCGCGATGACGGCCGGGTGGGCGGCCCGACCGCAGGAGTGGCCGCCGGCGATCCGCGAGCTGGCGTCGAGGCTGGACCGCTACCTGGTGTTCGGGTCGCTGTCGAGCCAGGTGATGTTCGAGTACGCCGTGCTGGCCATCGCCGCCGGCGGGACGGTCGTCGTCGCCGACCGGCCCGAGCTGCCCGGCGCGATCACCCGCCACCGCGCCTCCGCGTGCGTGATCACCGTGCCGCGGCTGGTGAAGCTGGTCGCCGCCCAGCGCCGCGACCCGGCCGACCTCTCGACGTTGCGCGGCTTGATGGTGTCCGGCTCACCCCTGTCGCCGGACCGGCACCGCGAGGCGTTGGAGGTGCTGGGCCCGGTCGTGTTCCACGGCTACGGCCAGACCGAGACCGGCATGATCGCCATGGCCACCCCGGCGGACCCGCCCGGCTCGGTGGGCGTGCCGCCGGCCGCGGTGGACGTCGAGGTCCGCGACGCCGACGGCGCGCCCGTGCCGCCCGGGGTGGACGGCGAGCTGTTCGTCCGCACCCCGTCCCAGGCCGCCGCGTACTGGGGCGACCCGGAGCGGTCGGCCGAGGTGTTCACGGCGGGCTGGGTGCGCACCCGCGACCTGGGCCACCTCGACGCCGACGGCTGCCTGCACCTGACCGGCCGGACCAGGGACGTGGTGATCGTCAACGCGAACCTGCACCACGTCGGCCCGATCGAGCGGGCCATCGCCGAGCACCCCGACGTCGCCGAGGCGTACGTGGTCGCGGCGCCGGACGAGGACACCGGCGAGGCGGTGCACGCGTACGTCGTGCCGACCGGCGACCGGGCGCCCGACCTCGCCGCGCTGCGCGCGCTGGTGACCGCGCGGCTCGGCCCGGCGTGCGCGCCGGTGCGGGTGACCGCGATCGCAGAACCGCCGCTCGCACCGAGCGGCAAGCCGGACAAGCGCCTGCTGCACCCGTGA